AGTGATGTGGTGTACTGCTCTTCTCTGCGTATCTGATCAAGTAATCATCATGTATCCAGCCAGTAATCTTGAACTAATTATAACTTGCGTTTGTCCAACTTAGGTTCACCTGCCATCGCCCATTTTGCATGTTCTTGTTTGTGGTTATCATTTGACATGTGGCAGTGTCAGAGCATGCAGAAGACCGAAATAACTCTGCATCCTTTGACCCCCTAATCCTCCCCTGTTTTGCGATGCACATCGGGATCATGCCACCTCACTCGTTAAATCTTTTGATAAGGTTTAATAGCCACATTAGGAAAGTTTTTaaagaaaaaataataattcTCATAGCACTCGTGCATCTATACCAACTAGTAGTAAAtatgtacgtgcaatgcacgttgaTATTATGTAATATATTAATTACACATAAATATTAGGTAGGATATTATTTGCATATTAAGTATGTGATTAGCATTGATATTAatattgttgggaatcgtagcaaaattttaaaattttcctacgctcaccaagatgcatctacggagtgtactagcaacgaggggaagggagtgcatctacatacccttgtagatcgcgagcggaagcgttccaatgaatgtGGATGACGGAGtagtactcgccgtgatccaaatcaccgatgaccgagtgccgaacggacggcacctccgcgttcaacacacgtacggtgcagcgacgtctcctccgtcttgatccagcaagggtttgggagaggttgatggagatccaacagcacgacggcgtggtggtggatgtagcgggtctccggcagggcttcgccgagcttctgcgagagagagagagagaggtgttgcaggggaggagggaggcgcccaaagctgtagtttgctgccctccctcccccctttatataggcccccttgggaggggggggcggccaaaacccatctagggttggggggggcggcggccaaggggtggaaaggggtgccttgccccccaaggcaagggggaagctcccccctagggttcccaaccctaggcgcatggggggaggcccaaggggggcgccccagcccactaagggctggttcccttccactttcagcccacggggccctccgggacaggtggccccacccggtggacccccgggacccttccggtggtcccggtacaataccggtaacccccgaaactttcccggtggccgaaacttgacttcctatatataattcttcacctccggaccattccggaacctctcatgacgtccgggatctcatccgggactccgaaaaactttcgggtttccgcatacatatatctctacaaccctagcgtcaccggaccttaagtgtgtagaccctacgggttcgggagacatgcagacatgaccgagacgcctctccggtcaataaccaacagcgggatctggatacccatgttggctcccacatgttccacgatgatctcatcggatgaaccacggtgtcgaggattcaatcaatccgtatgcaattccctttgtcaatcggtatgttacttgcccgagattcgatcgtcggtatcccaataccttgttcaatctcgttaccggcaagtctctttactcctaccgcaatgcatgatcccgtgactaacgccttagtcacattgagctcattatgatgatgcattaccgagtgggcccagagatacctctccgtcacacggagtgacaaatcccagtctcgatccgtgccaacccaacagacactttcggagatacccgtagtgcacctttatagtcacccagtaacgttgtgacgtttggcacacccaaagcactcctacggtatccgggagttgcacgatctcatggtctaaggaaaagatacttgacattggaaaagctctagcaaacgaaactacacgatcttttatgctatgcttaggattgggtcttgtccatcacatcattctcctaatgatgtgatcccgtaatcaatgacatccaatgtccatagtcaggaaaccatgactatctgttgatcaacgagctagtcaactagaggcttactagggacacgttgtggtctatgtattcacacacgtattacgatttccggacaatacaattatagcatgaataatagacgattatcatgaacaaagaaatataataataaccttttattattgcctctagggcatatttccaacagtctcccacttgcactagagtcaataatctagttacattgtgatgaatcgaacacccattgcgtcctggtgttgatcatgttttgccctagggagaggtttagtcaacggatctgctacattcaggtccgtatgtactttacaaatatctatgtctccattttgaacactttcacgaatggagttgaagcgacgcttgatatgcctggtcttcctgtgaaacctgggctccttcgcaagggcaatagctccagtgttgtcacagaagagagtcattgggcccgacgcattgggaatcacccctaggtcggtaatgaactccttcatccagactgcttcctgtgctgcctccgaggctgccatgtactccgcttcacatgtagatcccgcgacgacgctttgcttgcaactgcaccagcttactgctcctccattcaaaatatacacgtatccagtctgtgacttcgagtcatccagatctgtgtcgaagctagcgtcgacgtaaccctttacgacgagctcttcgtcacctccataaacgagaaacatatccttagtcctcttcaggtacttcaggatattcttgaccgctgtccagtgttccttgccgggattactttggtaccttcctaccaaacttacggcaaggtttacatcaggtctggtacacagcatggtatacataatagaccctatggccgaggcataggggatgacactcatctcttctatatcttctgccgtggtcgggcattgagccgtgctcaattgcacaccttgcaatacaggcaagaaccccttcttggactgatccatactgaacttcttctatatcttgtcaaggtatgtactctgtgaaagaccaatgaggcgtcttgatctatctctatagatcttgatgcctaatatataagcagcttctccaaggtccttcattgaaaaacacttattcaaataggcatttatactttccaagaattctatatcatttcccatcaataatatgtcatccacatataatatgagaaatgctacgtagctcccactcactttcttgtaaacacaggcttctccataagtctgtgtaaacccaaacgctttgatcatctcatcaaagcgaatgttccaactccgagatgcttgcaccagcccatagattgagcgctggagcttgcatactttgttagcattcttaggatcgacaaaaccttccggctgcatcatatacaactcttccttaaggaagccgttaaggaatgccgttttgacgtccatctgccatatctcataatcatagtatgcggcaattgctaacatgattcggacggacttcagcttcgctacgggtgagaaagtctcatcgtagtcaaccccttgaacttgtcgataacccttagcgacaagtcgagctttgttgatggtcacattaccatccgcgtccgtcttcttcttaaagatccatttgttttctatggctcgccgctcatcgggcaagtcagtcaaagtccatactttgttttcatacatggattctatctcggatttcatggcttctagacatttgtcggaatccgggcctgccatcgcttcttcatagttcgaaggttcaccgttgtctaacaacatgatttccaggacagggttgccgtaccactctggtgcggaacgtgtccttgtggacctacgaagttcagtaacttgatccgaagcttcatgattatcatcatttacttcctccccagtcggtgcaggcatcacaggaacattttcccgcgctgcgctactttccggttcggaaggggtgactatcacctcatcaagttccactttcctcccactcaattctttcaagagaaactccttctccagaaaggacccgttcttggcaactaagatcttgccttcggatctgaggtagaaggtatacccaatagtttccttagggtatcctatgaagacgcatttttccgatttgggttcgagcttttcaggttgaagtttcttgacataagcatcgcatccccaaacttttagaaacgacagcttaggtttcttaccaaaccataattcatacggtgtcgtctcaacgaatttcgacggagccctatttaaagtaaatgcggcagtctctaaagcataaccccaaaatgagagcggtaaatcggtaagagacatcatagatcgcaccatatccaatagagtgcgattacgacgttcggacacaccatttctctgaggtgttccaggcggcgtgagttgtgaaactattccacatttccttaagtgtgcaccaaactcgtgacttaaatattctccaccacgatctgatcgtaggaattttattctcctgtcacgttgattctcaacctcactctgaaattctttgaacttttcaaaggtttcagacttgtgtttcatcaggtagacatatccatatctacttaaatcatcagtgagagtgagaacataatgatatcctccgcgagcctcaacactcattggaccacacacatcggtatgtatgattttcaataagttggttgctcgctccattgttccggagaacggagtcttggtcatcttacccatgaggcatggttcgcacgtgtcaaatgattcgtaatcaagagactccaaaagtccatctgcatggagcttcttcatgcgcttgacaccaatatgaccaaggcggcagtgccacaagtatgtgggactatcgttatcaactttacatcttttggtattcacactatgaacatgtgtaacatcacgttcgagattcatcaaaaataaaccattgaccagcggggcatgaccataaaacatatctctcaaataaatagaacaaccattattctcggatttaaatgagtagccatctcgaattaaacgagatccagatacaatgttcatgctcaaagctggcactaaataacaattattgaggtttaaaactaatcccgtgggtagatgcagaggtagcgtgccgacggcgatcacatcgaccttggaaccattcccgacgcgcatcgtcacctcgtcctttgccagtctccgtttattccgtagttcctgctttgagttacaaatatgagcaaccgcaccgatatcaaatacccaggagctactacgagtactggtaaggtacacatcaattacttgtatatcacatataccttgggtgttgccggccttcttcttgtccgctaaatatttggggcagttccgcttccagtgaccacttcccttgcaataaaagcactcagtcccgggcttgggtccattctttgacttcttcccagtaactggtttaccgggcgcggcaactcccttgccgtccttcttgaagttcttcttacccttgcccttcttgaacttggtggttttattcaccatcaacacttgatgttcttttctgatctccccttccgctgatttcagcattgaatatacctcgggaatggtcttttccatcccctgcatattgtagttcatcacaaagctcttgtagcttggtggaagcgactggaggattctgtcaatgaccgcgtcatccgggagattaactcccagctgagacaagcggttgtgcaacccagacattctgagtatgtgctcactaacagaactgttctcctccattttacatctgaagaacttgtcggagacatcatatctctcgacccgggcatgagcttgaaaaaccagtttcagctcctcgaacatctcatatgctccatgtttctcaaaacgcttttggagacccggctctaagctgtaaagcatgccgcactgaacgagggagtaatcatcaacacgtgattgccaagcgttcataacgtcttggttctgtgggattggtgcatcacctagcggtgcttctaagacataatctttcttggctactataaggatgagcctcaggttccggacccagtccgtatagttgctgccatcatctttcagcttggttttctctaggaacgcgttgaaattgaggacaacgttgtccatttgatctacaagacatagtgtaaagattttagactaagttcatgataattgagttcatctaatcaaattatttaatgaactcccactcagatagacatccctctcgtcatctaagtgaaacatgatccgagtttaactaggccgtgtccgatcatcacgtgagacggactagtcaagatcggtgaacatctccatgttgatcgcatcttctatactactcatgctcgacctttcggtcctccgtgttccgaggccatgtctgtacatgctaggctcgtcaagtcaacctaagtgtattgcgtgtgttccgaggccatgtctgtacatgctaggctcgtcaagtcaacctaagtgtattgcgtgtgttccgaggccatgtctgtacatgctaggctcgtcaagtcaacctaagtgtattgcgtgtgttccgaggccatgtctgtacatgctaggctcgtcaacacccgttgtattcgaacgttagaatctatcacacccgatcatcacgtggtgcttcgaaacaacgaaccttcgcaacggtgcacagttagggtgaacactttcttgaaattattctaagggatcatcttacttactaccgtcgttctaagcaaataagatgcaaaaacatgataaacatcacatgcaatcaaatagtgacatgatatggccaatatcattatgctcctttgatctccatcttcggggcaccatgatcatcttcgtcaccggcatgacaccatgatctccatcatcatgatatccatcattgtgtcttcatgaagtcgtcacgccaacgattacttctacttctatggctaacgcgtttagcaacagagtaaagtaatttacatggcgttattcaatgacacgcaggtcatgcaaaataataaagacaactcctatggctcctgccggttgtcatactcatcgacatgcaagtcgtgattcctattacaagaatatgatcaatctcatacatcacatatatcattcatcacatcttctggccatatcacatcacatagcacttgctgcaaaaacaagttagacgtcctctaattgttgttgcaagtttttacgtggtttgtaggtttctagcaagaacgtttcttacctacgtatgaccacaacgtgatttgccaatttctatttacccttcataaggacccttttcatcgaatccgttccgacaaaagtaggagagacagacacccgctagccaccttatgcaactagtgcatgtcagtcggtggaacctgtctcacgtaagtgtacgtgtaaggtcggtccgggccgcttcatcctacaataccgccgaaacaagaaaagactagtagcggcaagaagaattggcaaactcaacgcccacaactgctttgtgttctactcgtgcatagtaactacgcataggcctggctcatgatgccactgttgggaatcgtagcataattttaaaattttcctacgctcaccaagatgcatctatggagtgtactagcaacgaggggaagggagtgcatctacatacccttgtagatcgcgagcggaagcgttccaatgaatgtGGATGACGGAGtagtactcgccgtgatccaaatcaccgatgaccgagtgccgaacggacggcacctccgcgttcaacacacgtacggtgcagcgacgtctcctccgtcttgatccagcaaggggttaggagaggttgatggagatccaacagcacgacggcgtggtggtggatgtagcgggtctccggcagggcttcgccgagcttctgcgagagagagagagagaggtgttgcaggggaggagggaggcgcccaaagctgtaggttgctgccctccctccccccctttatataggcccccttgggagggggggcggccaaaacccatctagggttggggggggcggcggccaaggggtggaaaggggtgccttgccccccaaggcaagggggaagctcccccctagggttcccaaccctaggcgcatggggggaggcccaaggggggcgccccagcccactaagggctggttcccttccactttcagcccacggggccctccgggacaggtggccccacccggtggacccccgggacccttccggtggtcccggtacaataccggtaacccctgaaactttcccggtggccgaaacttgacttcctatatataattcttcacctccggaccattccggaacctctcatgacgtccgggatctcatccgggactccgaacaactttcgggtttccgcatacatatatctctacaaccctagcgtcaccggaccttaagtgtgtagaccctacgggttcgggagacatgcagacatgaccgagacgcctctccggtcaataaccaacagcgggatctggatacccatgttggctcccacatgttccacgatgatctcatcggatgaaccacggtgtcgaggattcaatcaatccgtatgcaattccctttgtcaatcggtatgttacttgcccgagattcgatcgtcggtatcccaataccttgttcaatctcgttaccggcaagtctctttactcctaccgcaatgcatgatcccgtgactaacgccttagtcacattgagctcattatgatgatgcattaccgagtgggcccagagatacctctccgtcacacggagtgacaaatcccagtctcgatccgtgccaacccaacagacactttcggagatacccgtagtgcacctttatagtcacccagtaacgttgtgacgtttggcacacccaaagcactcctacggtatccgggagttgcacgatctcatggtctaaggaaaagatacttgacattggaaaagctctagcaaacgaaactacacgatcttttatgctatgcttaggattgggtcttgtccatcacatcattctcctaatgatgtgatcccgtaatcaatgacatccaatgtccatagtcaggaaaccatgactatctgttgatcaacgagctagtcaactagaggcttactagggacacgttgtggtctatgtattcacacacgtattacgatttccggacaatacaattatagcatgaataatagacgattatcatgaacaaagaaatataataataaccttttactattgcctctagggcatatttccaacaaataaTTGGTATGATATTAACTGCAcactaaacgtgttgagcgctcacCATTGGAGCAGCCTGAGTCGTTGGATTGACCTGATTTGATGGCCGGAATTTGTTGGATCTGTCCCTTTGGGTCTTTTATATTGTTTTGATATAGATATATAAACGACACAAAGGACGGATCCAACAAAACCGGCCATCAAACCAGGTCAATCCAATGACTCATATTGCTCCGATGGTGAGCACTCAACATGTTTAGCTTGTAGTTAATATCATATCAAATTCCATTTTCAGCACAAATCACGTAattaacacgcaaataatatacTATTTAATATCTACGCGCAATTAATATACTGCCTAATATCAACTTGCATTGCACATACAAATTACAAGTTCCAACAAAGGAGAGAACCAGAGCATGACGTACGCATATGACATTTCCCCGATgttgatcatcatcatcaactctacaTCATCGTCGTCCAATTCCGATGAATCGATGAACTCTTTTTGAATGAACCCATCAAACTCCTTGTCTTTATACTCCCCACCCGACGAGCTCGACGAATCCATCATTTTACCTACAAAAGAATCCAAACAAACTGCACGGACATTATCGAACACATAGAGGGTAAGGTGTAGACGGGAGGAACAGGACGTACCGCGGCGGCGAGAATGGTGGGTTGGAGTTTTGTGGCAGTGATGCCAATGTTGAGAACGGCGACGAAGCTAGGGAAGGGCTGGACGGACGAGGCAGAAGAGAGGAGAGAAAAAGGGCAGGTTGGACTAGGTTGGGGCGATTTGACGGAATTTGTGGTGTGTCCCGTCTGTCAGATCCGACACAGCGGACGACGCATCCATGCCTTCCTATATCCGCCCCAGATATAGGCTGGATGTGAAGGGTGTCGGTCCGCCCTGACGTATAGGACCGGTTTGAGGTTGGTTGCTATTTCTTGGTCGGTAATAAGTGACCGGACCATCCGCCCGGACATATAGGGTTAATATAGGGGGTTCAGTTGTAGATGATGCTAAAGTCTCGTGCTTGACCGGACATATAGAACCGGTTTGAGGGAGCCGGCTGGGTTGCTATTTTTGCCGGTGACCGGACCGTCTGCTCGGACATATAGGGTCAATATAAGAGtctggttgtagatgctctaagcaTGTTGCAATTATAAAATTCAGCCCAAATGAGTATAGCGCATAGTTATACCTAGCTCAAATAAATTTAAATTTGAAACTCGATTGAAAATTTTGAACGGCATCCACTTGGTATTTTTCGGTACAGGTGTTTCTCACCCCCTCTTTGTGTTCTTTATGGTATTGCGAAAACCTTGGTGAGGGTCAAGATCCACGGCGACGGGATATCTACAGTGGTGGTGCGAGCAGTGACGTGGCTAGCCAGTGAAAACCTTTACGTTATTTCCCCGCAAAAAAGAAATCTTTACGTTATTTGAACAGGTGATCAACTTTATATTTCCCCGGAAACAAGGGGATCAACAAAGGATTTGCAGCGAACGAACCTATGGTTGGATGGTTAGTGGGACAGTAGTATCCCAGCCCACCAGGATTCAAATactggtgctcgcattattcctgtatttatttcagaatttctgACGATGagctttcagtgggaggagacgttcccgtcgacgacgggACGCCTGCgatgacttcgtaaatctcaaggTGATACGCCGGTTTACTCTCTCAAAGATGCTCATAGGGATAGAGTGTACATGTATGCGTTTGTATATAAGCGtatgtatgagcgcttgcgtctgtacagTTTTAAAAGAAAACAAAGGATTTGCAGCTAACCGCCCGCGGAATTGGATTGCGGTGGGGTTGGCCGAAAACAGGGATCGCCAACAAAACGGAGGGCACACTCACTCACAtgctcctgctcctgctcctACTCCTATGATTCAGCACCTACGCACGAAGACGCTCCCTGCCAACCCGGATCGATCGATGCCTTATCTTTATCCAGTTGCAGTGCAGTGGTGATCAAAAAGTATAAGAGGCGAGTCACGTGGGATGGTTTTTATATGCGGACCAAGGAGGCGGCGCCACGTGTGCTCTGCCGCAGCAGCATAGTACCGGCcatcccgcccgcccgccgctCGTCTGAAAACCAGGGTCTCAGCTGAGCTCGCCTTCGTCTCCGCACGCCGGTTTCGCGGTTCCTTGCAGCCTATAAAGCCGGCCGGAGCACCCAGCTCTGCACCCATCTCATCTCAAAGAGACACCACTATCCATCTCTCACCACCaacctccctctccctcgccaagATGTCTACGGTGAACCGCGCCTACCTCGACCAGAGGCTCGCCGCCGCCAACCGCTGCTCCAAAGGTAACCAACGACGGCCCGCTCCTAAGGCCAACGCACTCCTGACATTTTTTTTGCTGCTTTCTCTTTGTGCCGACACTTGACTTGATCCTGTGACACCGGGCTTACCATTTAACTCAAACTGCAGAGGCTGCCATGGCGGGAGCCAAGGCCGCGGCCGTCGCCACTGTCGCCGCCGCAGTCCCCACCGTGAGTAGCCAGCTAGCCATTCAGTTCCAGAGTTCATACTTCATAGCACTTCTCATGAATGCGTTACCTGTACTGTAATTTCAGCTGGCGAGCGTGAGGATGCTGCCGTGGGCCAAGGCGCACCTGAACCCAACCGGGCAGGCGCTCATCATCTCCACCGTCGCCGGGATGgcctacttcatcgtcgccgacAAGACCATCCTCTCCATGGCCAGGAAGCACTCCTTCGACGACGCGCCGGAGCACCTCAAGAACATCTCCTTCCACTAGTTAGATCCACTATTAGTAATGCCCAATAAACCGTGTAAGCCAAAGTGCATAGCGTACAGTGATCAGCAAGGGGGGTCAGGGATGCTCCCGGATAGTCTTGTACTGCGAGTGCAATTGCTCATTTCGTAATATAATTTTCATCATGCAAGTAGCCATGTACAGTATGTTTTGAGCTAGCAATACTGAATGATGTACCAGCATTTGTTTAACCAATATTTTCCAACTATCGTGGCTATTTTTATGAATCAGTCAGATTGTATAAAAAGTTAAGCAACCTCAATCTGACGTTTAGTTTAATCTTGTTGGCTCGCTGCCACCCACGTGACACATCGACTTGATCAGCGAAGAATATCTAGTAAACCTCAGATCCTAGTTTCTACTTAGCAAATTCACCGACAGTGCCGTTTTGATCCAAGGTGGTCTCAGAAAGATGCCAAAATTTCTCAGAGGAGGGATATTTACACACCATGCATCATGTCAAAAACCAGTGTTACATCATGTCCATTCCTTGCTGCCAGTGATCTCCCCAGAATATATAGTTGTTTAACTATCAATAAGTCAGTCCACACAACTTCTTTTTTTGACAAAGGGTGAATTTTATTGGctcaaaatgaagcatcaagaggatacaaaACGTGATGAgcacacacccggcctctgcatagctaCCGGCAAACTGCAGCAATGACCATATCCGCACCACTCATCTTATGACACCAAATGGACAACGAGATTCTTCAACAGCAACGCCTTCAGGAAGGGAGTGGCGCTCAAGCGCCGCCGTCACCGGATCCGACGACTAAGGCCAGAATCTAAGTTTCACCCTGAAGAATTAGTCCGAACAtatccgagcaatgccttcaacaaggtaacgacgTAAAATAACATCGTCATTGCCAGGCATAACCAACTCGGTTTAGACCTGGGCTTTCACCCCGGAGCTCGAGACCGGATGCATGAATAGCACCACCATCGCAGTCACTTGTGTTGTCTACCACCTCTTTTCCACGATTCCAACAGCTAAATGCGATATGTGATCGCAATCGCTGCACAACCATCCCTCTGCGTCAAGACGTTATATATAGTTTGCATCTCACCGCCGAAGTCAACCACCAGATTTGAAAAGATGAAGTTGCATGACAGTCAGTAGCCACCACCACCTGGCCGGTACGATCCGAATCACCGCCATCAAGCACACCAGATCTCACAACCACGCCGGGTCGCCAGCATGCCCTGTTCCAATCTGGTGTAGCAGCAAGAGGGGCCTATGGCCGGAGGTGGGATGGTTGTAGCCCTCTTGCC
This sequence is a window from Aegilops tauschii subsp. strangulata cultivar AL8/78 chromosome 7, Aet v6.0, whole genome shotgun sequence. Protein-coding genes within it:
- the LOC109732925 gene encoding early nodulin-93 isoform X6, with translation MSTVNRAYLDQRLAAANRCSKEAAMAGAKAAAVATVAAAVPTLASVRMLPWAKAHLNPTGQALIISTVAGMAYFIVADKTILSMARKHSFDDAPEHLKNISFH
- the LOC109732925 gene encoding early nodulin-93 isoform X7; the protein is MSTVTPAYLDQRLAAAKRSSREAAMAGAKAAAVATVAAAVPTLASVRMLPWAKAHLNPTGQALIISTVAGMAYFIVADKTILSMARKHSFDDAPEHLKNISFH